A single region of the Penaeus vannamei isolate JL-2024 chromosome 23, ASM4276789v1, whole genome shotgun sequence genome encodes:
- the LOC138866038 gene encoding uncharacterized protein — MNVNKENEIKNKNRNEKENKRVVTDSDITLAMLEVSLAWLHHQRCSMLAETLTTSLLYLCCAEYLFANTVSRCCHRCRMLARILPTSLFEFCYRSLCQHDPSRTVCSFPYQLPSNVVCCSLCQHLNRPSCYPSANTLAESSPIPSANTLTTLSPYPSANTLTTSSPYPSANTLTTLSPYPSANTLTTLPPYPSANTLTTLSPYPSASTLATLSSYPSANTLTTLSPYPSANTLTTLSPYPSANTLATLSPIPSANTLADSSPIPSANTLAESSPIPSPNTLAEPSPIPSPNTLAEPSPIPSPNIAADTLPLFWVPVPSQLSLCQHPSHVAHCLPANILASLFPYPSANTLTTLSPYPSANTLATLSPYPSTNTLAALSPYPSANTLATLSPIPSANTLAAFYPSANTLAALSPYPSANTLATLSPIPSANTLAALSPYPSANTLATLPPYPSANTLTTLSPYPSANTSAESSPIPSANTLATLSPYPSANTAVPDTLPPLLSPLPSRPYESSPSNVCL, encoded by the exons ATGAATGTGAATAAGGAAAatgagattaagaataagaataggaatgagaaggagaataaac GTGTTGTCACAGACTCTGACATCACCCTCGCTATGTTGGAAGTTTCTCTGGCTTGGCTACATCATCAACGTTGCAGCATGTTGGCAGAAACCCTGACAACATCCCTGTTATATTTATGTTGCGCTGAATATCTCTTTGCCAACACCGTGTCACGCTGTTGTCATCGTTGTCGGATGTTGGCACGGATTCTGCCAACGTCCCTCTTTGAATTTTGTTATCGGAGCCTCTGCCAACATGACC CTAGCCGCACTGTCTGCTCCTTCCCCTACCAGCTCCCTAGCAACGTTGTCTGCTGTTCCCTCTGCCAGCACCTTAACCGCCCTAGCTGTTATCCTTCTGCCAACACCTTAGCTGAATCGTCTCCTATTCCCTCTGCCAACACCTTAACCACAttgtctccctatccctctgccaACACCTTAACCACATcgtctccctatccctctgccaACACCTTAACCACAttgtctccctatccctctgccaACACCTTAACCACATTgcctccctatccctctgccaACACCTTAACCACAttgtctccctatccctctgccaGCACCTTAGCCACATTATCTTCCTATCCCTCTGCCAACACCTTAACCACAttgtctccctatccctctgccaACACCTTAACCACAttgtctccctatccctctgccaACACCTTAGCCACATTGTCTCCTATTCCCTCTGCCAACACCTTAGCTGACTCGTCTCCTATTCCCTCTGCCAACACCTTAGCAGAAtcgtctcctattccctctcccaacACCTTAGCTGAAccgtctcctattccctctcccaacACCTTAGCTGAAccgtctcctattccctctcccaacATCGCGGCTGACACCCTGCCCCTTTTCTGGGTCCCAGTGCCAAGTCAGCTGTCCCTCTGCCAACATCCTAGCCATGTTGCTCACTGTCTCCCTGCCAACATCTTAGCCTCATTGTTTCCCTATCCCTCTGCCAACACCTTAACCACAttgtctccctatccctctgccaACACCTTAGCCACAttgtctccctatccctctaccaACACCTTAGCCGCattatctccctatccctctgccaACACCTTAGCCACATTGTCTCCTATTCCCTCTGCCAACACCTTAGCCGCAtt CTATCCCTCTGCCAACACCTTAGCCGCattatctccctatccctctgccaACACCTTAGCCACATTGTCTCCTATTCCCTCTGCCAACACCTTAGCCGCAttgtctccctatccctctgccaACACCTTAGCCACATTgcctccctatccctctgccaACACCTTAACCACATTGTCTCCCTACCCCTCTGCCAACACCTCAGCAGAATCGTCTCCTATTCCCTCTGCCAACACCTTAGCCACAttgtctccctatccctctgccaACACCGCGGTTCCTGACACCCTGCCCCCTCTTCTCAGTCCGCTGCCAAGTCGTCCCTATGAGAGTTCTCCGTCAAATGTCTGTCTATAA